One segment of Streptomyces sp. YIM 121038 DNA contains the following:
- a CDS encoding dihydrofolate reductase family protein, whose amino-acid sequence MTAPRTIVTGLFISLDGVVEAPETWHFPYLNDEMDAAVGEMYAGADTLLLGRKTYESFAAVWPQQSGELADAINNIRKLVASTTMTGADWNNSAVIEGDVVTAVKELKRQPGGNITLTGSIGLTRTLVAAGLVDELRLLVHPIVLGTGTRLFPEGSERVPLRLTRSTTFSTGVLDLSYQPV is encoded by the coding sequence ATGACCGCACCACGCACCATCGTGACCGGGCTGTTCATCTCCCTCGACGGCGTCGTGGAGGCGCCGGAGACCTGGCACTTCCCGTACCTGAACGACGAGATGGACGCCGCCGTCGGCGAGATGTACGCCGGAGCCGACACGCTGCTCCTGGGCCGCAAGACCTACGAGTCGTTCGCCGCCGTCTGGCCGCAGCAGAGCGGTGAGTTGGCCGACGCCATCAACAACATCCGCAAGCTGGTCGCCTCCACCACGATGACCGGCGCCGACTGGAACAACTCGGCAGTCATCGAGGGCGACGTCGTCACCGCGGTCAAGGAGCTCAAGCGGCAGCCGGGCGGGAACATCACCCTGACCGGCAGCATAGGCCTGACCCGCACCCTGGTCGCGGCCGGGCTCGTCGACGAACTGCGCCTGCTGGTCCACCCGATCGTGCTGGGGACCGGGACGCGGCTCTTCCCCGAGGGCTCCGAGCGGGTGCCGCTCCGGCTCACCCGCTCGACGACCTTCTCCACCGGCGTCCTCGACCTGAGCTACCAGCCGGTCTGA
- a CDS encoding haloalkane dehalogenase: protein MPVQPVLDSTMFHRELGEPGAGAPMVFLHGNPTSSHLWRDVLPAVGGPGRLLAPDLIGMGESGKPDIAYTFADQARYLDAWCDALGLDQVVLVGHDWGGALAFDWAARHPGRVRGIAFTETIVKPMTWEEFPEGGRPLFEAIKTPQVGEAMILDDNAFVEQALPGTVATPLAPADLDVYRRPYPTRESRRPLLQWPRSMPLGGEPADVVARIEAYDTWLATSRDVPKLLITFAPGPGTMMGPALVDWCAQNIAALEIEHSDAVAGHHTPEDQPRAIAAAVTAWAHHHQLR from the coding sequence GTGCCTGTCCAGCCCGTACTCGACTCCACCATGTTCCACCGGGAACTCGGCGAACCCGGCGCCGGTGCGCCCATGGTCTTCCTGCACGGCAACCCCACCTCCTCCCACCTGTGGCGGGACGTCCTGCCCGCCGTCGGCGGACCGGGCCGGCTCCTGGCCCCGGACCTGATCGGCATGGGGGAGTCCGGCAAGCCCGACATCGCCTACACCTTCGCCGACCAGGCCCGATACCTGGACGCCTGGTGCGACGCGCTCGGCCTCGACCAGGTGGTCCTGGTCGGCCACGACTGGGGCGGCGCCCTCGCCTTCGACTGGGCCGCCCGGCACCCCGGACGCGTACGGGGCATCGCGTTCACCGAGACCATCGTCAAACCCATGACGTGGGAGGAGTTCCCCGAAGGCGGCCGCCCGCTGTTCGAGGCGATCAAGACGCCCCAGGTCGGCGAGGCCATGATCCTCGACGACAACGCCTTCGTCGAGCAGGCGCTGCCCGGCACCGTCGCCACCCCGCTCGCCCCGGCGGACCTGGACGTCTACCGCCGCCCCTACCCGACGCGGGAGAGCCGCCGCCCGCTGCTCCAGTGGCCGCGCTCGATGCCGCTCGGCGGTGAACCCGCCGACGTCGTGGCCCGGATCGAGGCCTACGACACCTGGCTGGCGACCAGCCGGGACGTGCCCAAACTCCTCATCACCTTCGCGCCGGGGCCCGGCACCATGATGGGCCCGGCGCTCGTGGACTGGTGTGCCCAGAACATCGCCGCGCTGGAGATCGAGCACAGCGACGCCGTCGCCGGTCACCACACCCCGGAGGACCAGCCCCGGGCGATCGCCGCCGCCGTCACCGCCTGGGCACACCACCACCAGCTTCGCTGA
- a CDS encoding TetR/AcrR family transcriptional regulator — protein MNESGPGEGGAAGPRRKDARRNQQALLDAAAAVFVASGVEAPVRDIAAEAGVGMGTIYRHFPTRADLVIAVYRHQVDACAEAGPALLAAGPTPHAALGKWADLFVDFLVTKHGLAAAMQSDNTGFEALHAYFLDRLLPVCAQLLDAAVAAGEIRPGLDAYPLMRGIGNLCIGSEGDPRYDPRPLVALLVAGLRQAD, from the coding sequence GTGAACGAGAGCGGCCCGGGTGAGGGTGGCGCGGCGGGGCCCAGGCGCAAGGACGCCCGGCGCAATCAGCAGGCGCTCCTGGACGCGGCGGCCGCCGTGTTCGTCGCCTCGGGGGTGGAGGCCCCGGTGCGCGACATCGCGGCCGAGGCCGGGGTCGGGATGGGCACGATCTACCGGCACTTCCCGACCAGGGCGGACCTGGTCATCGCCGTCTACCGCCATCAGGTCGACGCCTGCGCCGAGGCGGGCCCGGCCCTGCTGGCGGCGGGTCCCACCCCGCACGCCGCCCTCGGGAAGTGGGCCGACCTCTTCGTCGACTTCCTGGTCACCAAGCACGGCCTGGCCGCCGCGATGCAGAGCGACAACACCGGCTTCGAGGCGCTGCACGCCTACTTCCTCGACCGCCTCCTGCCGGTGTGCGCCCAACTCCTCGACGCTGCCGTCGCCGCGGGCGAGATCCGGCCCGGTCTCGACGCCTACCCGTTGATGCGCGGCATCGGGAACCTCTGCATCGGCTCCGAGGGCGACCCCCGCTACGACCCCCGCCCGTTGGTCGCACTCCTCGTCGCGGGCCTGCGCCAGGCGGACTGA
- a CDS encoding chlorophyllase, translated as MPHSQSTPVQKTARTPATVVSAKPVVLPAPGRGEDLHVRVSAPATGGDLPVVVFSHGFGWSMNGYAPLADHWAAHGFVVVQPTHLDSRTLGIPADDPRTPRIWRFRVEDLTRALDGLDTLEAAVPGLSGRVDHGRVAVAGHSWGAQTASTLLGARVLDADGTPGEDLSDPRVTAGVLLALTGLGDSLTPFAVEHLPFMRPSFAAMTAPALIVAGDSDDSALSTRGPDWFTDAYTYSPGDKSLLTLFGAEHSLGGIPGHEAAETTDESPARVALLQRLTTAFLRGTLHPEDTAWRDAVTALAEEPDPLGKVQSK; from the coding sequence ATGCCCCACTCGCAGAGCACACCCGTACAGAAGACCGCGCGCACACCCGCCACGGTGGTGTCCGCGAAGCCCGTCGTCCTGCCCGCCCCGGGCCGCGGCGAGGACCTCCACGTCCGCGTGTCCGCCCCCGCGACGGGCGGCGACCTGCCCGTCGTCGTCTTCTCGCACGGCTTCGGCTGGTCGATGAACGGCTACGCGCCGCTCGCGGACCACTGGGCCGCGCACGGCTTCGTGGTCGTCCAGCCCACCCACCTCGACTCCAGGACGCTCGGCATCCCCGCCGACGACCCCCGTACGCCACGGATCTGGCGCTTCCGCGTCGAGGACCTCACGCGCGCCCTGGACGGACTCGACACGCTCGAAGCCGCCGTGCCGGGCCTGAGCGGACGCGTCGACCACGGCCGCGTCGCCGTGGCGGGCCACTCCTGGGGAGCGCAGACGGCGAGCACGCTGCTGGGCGCGCGCGTCCTCGACGCCGACGGCACGCCCGGCGAGGACCTGTCCGACCCCCGCGTCACGGCGGGCGTGCTGCTCGCGCTCACCGGGCTCGGCGACAGCCTGACCCCGTTCGCCGTCGAGCACCTTCCCTTCATGAGGCCGTCCTTCGCCGCCATGACCGCGCCCGCGCTCATCGTCGCCGGGGACAGCGACGACTCCGCCCTGTCCACGCGCGGACCGGACTGGTTCACCGACGCCTACACGTACAGCCCGGGTGACAAGAGCCTGCTCACCCTGTTCGGCGCGGAGCACTCCCTCGGCGGCATCCCCGGCCACGAGGCCGCCGAGACGACCGACGAGAGCCCCGCGCGGGTCGCCCTCCTCCAGCGGCTCACCACCGCCTTCCTGCGCGGCACCCTCCACCCCGAGGACACCGCGTGGCGGGATGCGGTCACCGCACTGGCGGAAGAACCCGATCCGCTGGGAAAGGTGCAGAGCAAGTGA
- a CDS encoding class I SAM-dependent methyltransferase: MAHQVDSTDTLLSYVRDVSLRDDDVLRELREETALLPGGAALQVMAEEGQLLGLLVGLVGARAVLEIGTFTGYSTLCAARALPADGTVVTCDISDRWPDVGIPYWKRAGVDDRIDLRVGDAVDTLDGLLAERGPGAFDLVFIDADKVNYRTYYEKSLALTRSGGLIVIDNTLFFGRVADPEFDDADTVAIRELNAALADDARVDMSMLVMADGITLARKR; this comes from the coding sequence ATGGCTCACCAGGTCGATTCCACCGACACACTCCTCTCCTACGTCCGTGACGTATCTCTACGGGACGACGACGTCCTCAGAGAGCTGCGGGAGGAAACGGCACTGCTGCCCGGTGGTGCTGCCCTGCAAGTCATGGCGGAGGAAGGCCAGTTACTGGGGCTGCTCGTCGGACTCGTCGGCGCCCGCGCCGTGCTGGAGATCGGCACCTTCACCGGATACAGCACCCTGTGCGCGGCCCGGGCTCTCCCCGCCGACGGCACGGTCGTGACCTGCGACATCAGTGACCGGTGGCCGGACGTCGGCATTCCGTACTGGAAGCGGGCCGGCGTCGACGACCGGATCGACCTGCGGGTCGGGGACGCGGTGGACACCCTGGACGGGCTGCTCGCCGAGCGCGGTCCCGGCGCCTTCGACCTCGTCTTCATCGACGCCGACAAGGTCAACTACCGCACCTATTACGAGAAGTCACTCGCCCTCACCCGCAGCGGCGGCCTCATCGTCATCGACAATACGCTGTTCTTCGGGCGGGTCGCCGACCCGGAATTCGACGACGCCGACACGGTGGCCATCCGTGAATTGAACGCGGCGCTCGCCGACGACGCGCGTGTGGATATGTCGATGCTCGTGATGGCGGACGGCATCACCCTCGCGCGTAAACGCTGA
- a CDS encoding HAD-IIIC family phosphatase has translation MKCLVWDLDNTLWRGTLLEDGEVTLPDAVRDVIVELDARGVLQSVASKNDHETAWARLEKLGLAEYFVLPQIGWGPKSQSVRRIADTLNFALTAIAFIDDQPTERAEVTYHLPEVRCYPADAALDLPGLPEFTPPLRTVDSRRRREMYQAGFRREAARAEATGPDEDFLRSLDLDMRISRATGDELSRVEELTLRTSQMNATGVHYSDADLRRLLTDPDHEVLVVTLTDRFGPHGAVGVLLLERRPQAWHLKLLATSCRVVSFGAGATLLNWLVDEAARAGTHLVADFRPTDRNRMMEIAYRFAGFADDDPCSCVATLPQTADEHLQRLHLRPERRPASTTITVNAVDLS, from the coding sequence CTGAAGTGCCTGGTCTGGGACCTCGACAACACCCTGTGGCGGGGCACCCTCCTGGAGGACGGCGAGGTGACCCTGCCCGACGCCGTCCGTGACGTCATAGTGGAGCTGGACGCCCGCGGCGTCCTGCAGTCGGTGGCGAGCAAGAACGACCACGAGACGGCGTGGGCCCGCCTGGAGAAGCTCGGCCTCGCCGAGTACTTCGTGCTGCCGCAGATCGGCTGGGGCCCCAAGTCGCAGTCCGTGCGCCGGATAGCCGACACCCTCAACTTCGCCCTCACCGCCATCGCCTTCATCGACGACCAGCCCACCGAGCGGGCCGAGGTCACCTACCACCTGCCGGAGGTCCGCTGCTACCCGGCCGACGCGGCCCTGGACCTGCCGGGCCTGCCGGAGTTCACCCCGCCGCTGCGGACGGTGGACTCCCGGCGGCGGCGCGAGATGTACCAGGCGGGCTTCCGCCGCGAGGCCGCCCGCGCCGAGGCCACCGGGCCCGACGAGGACTTCCTGCGCTCCCTCGACCTGGACATGCGCATCAGCCGCGCGACCGGCGACGAGCTGTCGCGGGTCGAGGAACTCACCCTGCGCACCAGCCAGATGAACGCCACCGGCGTGCACTACTCCGACGCCGATCTGCGGCGGCTGCTCACCGACCCCGATCACGAGGTCCTGGTGGTCACGCTCACCGACCGGTTCGGCCCGCACGGGGCGGTGGGTGTGCTGCTCCTGGAGCGCCGACCGCAGGCCTGGCACCTCAAGCTCCTCGCCACGTCCTGCCGGGTGGTGTCCTTCGGCGCGGGCGCCACCCTCCTCAACTGGCTGGTCGACGAGGCGGCCCGGGCGGGCACCCATCTGGTGGCCGACTTCCGTCCCACCGACCGCAACCGCATGATGGAGATCGCCTACCGCTTCGCGGGCTTCGCGGACGACGACCCCTGCTCCTGCGTGGCGACGCTCCCGCAGACGGCGGACGAGCACCTCCAGCGCCTGCATCTGCGCCCCGAGCGGCGCCCGGCATCGACGACGATCACGGTGAACGCGGTGGATCTGAGCTAG
- a CDS encoding acyl-CoA dehydrogenase family protein, translating to MDEAGAAVTGLIAAGADAWDRAGLLPVDLLRGLGAEGRLCAQVPAAYGGWGLDSAAAGAFTAHVGSLCSSVRSVMTSQGMAAWTIERFGTPEQQAAFLPRLTGGELAAAGFSERGAGSDLSAMTTRVRRDGDTVVLDGHKVWVTAAHYADLLVLFGKYTEHAEHAETDSGAAGGDDAVAVVVPADTPGVRVTRVADPLGCRAAGHADISLDGVRVPATHVLGGAALPLPLLVTTALAYGRMSVAWGCVGILRGCLTAAARHAATREQFGAPLGEHQLVARHLAELYVAERTATRACEHASRCWDEGSPDQVVATVLAKHVSAGNAARGAATAVQVLASAGAQDGHPVARAHRDAKLMEIIEGSNEMCQLMLARHVLSSA from the coding sequence CTGGACGAGGCCGGCGCCGCCGTCACCGGCCTGATAGCCGCCGGGGCCGACGCCTGGGACCGTGCGGGCCTGCTGCCCGTCGACCTGCTGCGCGGCCTCGGCGCCGAGGGACGGCTGTGCGCCCAGGTCCCGGCGGCGTACGGCGGTTGGGGCCTGGACAGCGCGGCCGCGGGCGCGTTCACCGCGCACGTCGGCAGCCTGTGCAGTTCGGTGCGGAGCGTCATGACCTCCCAGGGCATGGCCGCCTGGACGATCGAGCGCTTCGGCACCCCCGAGCAGCAGGCGGCGTTCCTGCCCCGGCTCACCGGCGGCGAACTCGCCGCGGCGGGCTTCAGCGAGCGCGGCGCGGGCAGCGACCTCTCCGCGATGACCACCCGGGTCCGGCGGGACGGCGACACGGTCGTCCTCGACGGCCACAAGGTCTGGGTCACCGCCGCGCACTACGCCGACCTCCTCGTCCTGTTCGGCAAGTACACGGAGCACGCAGAGCACGCGGAGACGGACTCGGGGGCGGCCGGTGGGGACGACGCCGTGGCGGTGGTCGTGCCCGCGGACACCCCCGGCGTCCGGGTGACCCGCGTCGCCGACCCGCTCGGCTGCCGCGCGGCCGGGCACGCCGACATCTCCCTGGACGGGGTGCGGGTGCCCGCGACGCATGTGCTCGGCGGCGCGGCGCTGCCCCTGCCGCTCCTGGTGACCACCGCCCTCGCGTACGGGCGCATGTCCGTGGCGTGGGGGTGCGTGGGCATCCTGCGCGGCTGTCTCACGGCGGCGGCCCGGCACGCGGCCACCCGGGAGCAGTTCGGCGCCCCGCTGGGCGAGCACCAGCTCGTGGCCCGCCACCTCGCCGAGCTGTACGTCGCCGAGCGGACGGCGACGCGGGCCTGCGAACACGCCTCGCGGTGCTGGGACGAGGGCTCACCCGACCAGGTCGTCGCCACCGTCCTGGCCAAGCACGTCAGCGCGGGCAACGCGGCCCGCGGCGCGGCCACCGCCGTCCAGGTCCTGGCCTCGGCCGGGGCCCAGGACGGCCACCCCGTGGCCCGCGCCCACCGCGACGCGAAGTTGATGGAAATCATCGAAGGAAGCAACGAGATGTGCCAGCTCATGCTGGCGCGGCACGTCCTCAGCAGCGCGTGA
- a CDS encoding acyl carrier protein: MNSFDTGATEKEIMRFLEARTKRSWEADVDLFASGGLSSLFAMELVVHLEKSFGVSVRGADLRLDNFRTVASMTALVGRLRAAADGGAGE; encoded by the coding sequence ATGAACAGCTTCGACACCGGGGCCACCGAGAAGGAGATCATGCGCTTCCTGGAGGCGCGCACCAAGCGCTCCTGGGAGGCCGACGTCGATCTGTTCGCCTCCGGCGGCCTCTCGTCGCTGTTCGCGATGGAACTGGTCGTCCACCTGGAGAAGTCGTTCGGCGTCTCCGTGCGCGGCGCCGATCTGCGCCTGGACAACTTCCGTACGGTCGCCTCGATGACGGCGCTCGTCGGGCGCCTCCGGGCGGCGGCGGACGGGGGAGCCGGTGAGTGA